In Xenorhabdus poinarii G6, the following are encoded in one genomic region:
- a CDS encoding GlxA family transcriptional regulator: protein MCENMLSSGLCLPIEMWKSAASRYFSEQKVLFPKENKNSSKLRKPDDLLTIRMIGVNNNPIPTYSRFNLIADTMLTDDIDYNIIYIPALWRNPRPVVKRNIAITQWLSAQSEKGTCITAVGTGCCFLADARLLDNKPATTHWHYFKQFARDYPSVHLKTEHFITKADNIFCAASVKALSDLTIHFIETFYGEQVANHTQRTFFHEIRSNVERHCYSDKNKFHPDEDIIQIQMWMKDNCMTGEPMQMQKLADIAGMSLRNFNRRFKNATDMSPLQYLLKVRIDYAIDFLQLTNLTVQEIAALVGYQDMTNFNRHFKRRAGVSPRDYRKTVRAKMFHAER, encoded by the coding sequence CTGTGTGAGAATATGTTAAGCTCGGGTCTCTGCTTACCAATAGAAATGTGGAAATCAGCAGCCAGCCGCTATTTTTCTGAGCAAAAAGTACTCTTTCCTAAAGAAAATAAGAATTCTTCTAAACTACGTAAACCAGATGATCTACTCACCATCCGAATGATCGGGGTTAATAACAATCCCATCCCTACATATAGTCGTTTTAATCTCATTGCTGATACTATGTTAACGGATGATATAGATTATAATATTATTTACATTCCCGCCTTATGGCGAAATCCCCGCCCTGTTGTTAAACGTAATATTGCCATTACGCAGTGGTTGTCAGCCCAGTCAGAAAAAGGAACCTGTATAACCGCTGTCGGTACAGGATGTTGTTTCCTCGCAGACGCGCGACTATTGGATAATAAACCAGCAACGACTCACTGGCACTATTTCAAGCAATTCGCACGTGACTATCCATCTGTTCATTTAAAAACAGAACATTTTATTACAAAAGCGGATAATATTTTTTGTGCGGCCAGTGTAAAAGCGCTTTCCGATCTCACTATACACTTTATTGAGACTTTTTACGGGGAACAAGTCGCTAATCATACACAACGTACATTTTTCCATGAGATCCGCAGTAATGTTGAGCGTCATTGTTATAGTGATAAAAATAAATTTCATCCAGATGAGGATATTATTCAAATTCAAATGTGGATGAAAGATAACTGCATGACTGGCGAGCCAATGCAAATGCAAAAACTTGCGGATATAGCTGGCATGAGCCTACGAAACTTCAATCGTCGCTTTAAAAATGCAACAGACATGTCTCCTTTACAATATTTACTGAAAGTTAGAATTGACTATGCAATTGATTTTTTGCAATTAACAAATTTGACTGTTCAGGAAATTGCCGCCTTAGTTGGTTATCAAGATATGACGAATTTTAATCGCCACTTCAAACGTAGAGCAGGTGTTTCTCCGAGGGATTATCGCAAAACGGTACGTGCAAAAATGTTTCATGCCGAACGATAG